The following are encoded in a window of Amycolatopsis solani genomic DNA:
- a CDS encoding alpha/beta fold hydrolase, with protein MILPFDEAGRGRPIVLLHARPADRTMWRAHLPLLAEAGVRAIALDLPGHGDVAAARRAEVTPWADVLDTLDHLGADRFTVAGNSLGALVALQIAVTAPLRVQGLVSIGYRPHDLPPSARLRTAWDRERAALEAGDVEAAVRAGVAAWTSPKASDAVRAQAAVMMRNQLIARLTHGEPEVAADPLNQNADALRTLTGPALVGVGELDMPDFFEGAAALSDQLGSGKVAVLADAGHLAPLEQPEAFCALLLDFVNRLAVTESGTKQ; from the coding sequence GTGATACTCCCGTTCGACGAAGCCGGCCGAGGCCGGCCGATCGTCCTGCTGCACGCCCGGCCCGCCGACCGCACGATGTGGCGGGCGCACCTTCCGCTGCTCGCCGAGGCGGGTGTCCGCGCCATCGCCCTGGATCTGCCCGGCCATGGCGACGTCGCCGCTGCCCGGCGTGCCGAGGTGACCCCCTGGGCCGACGTGCTGGACACCCTCGACCACCTCGGTGCCGACCGGTTCACCGTGGCCGGGAACTCGCTCGGTGCTCTGGTGGCGCTCCAAATCGCCGTCACCGCGCCGCTGCGCGTGCAGGGCCTCGTGTCCATCGGTTACCGGCCGCACGACCTGCCGCCCTCCGCCCGCTTGCGGACCGCGTGGGACCGGGAGCGAGCCGCGCTGGAAGCCGGTGACGTCGAAGCCGCCGTGCGCGCCGGCGTGGCGGCCTGGACGTCACCCAAGGCGTCCGACGCCGTACGCGCCCAGGCCGCCGTCATGATGCGCAACCAGCTGATCGCGCGCCTCACCCACGGCGAACCGGAAGTGGCGGCGGACCCGCTGAACCAGAACGCGGATGCCCTGCGCACCTTGACCGGGCCGGCACTGGTCGGCGTCGGTGAACTCGACATGCCCGACTTCTTCGAAGGCGCAGCCGCCCTGAGCGACCAGCTCGGGTCCGGAAAGGTCGCCGTCCTCGCCGATGCCGGACACCTCGCTCCGCTGGAACAACCCGAAGCCTTCTGCGCTCTGCTGCTGGACTTCGTGAACCGGCTTGCCGTAACCGAAAGCGGGACCAAGCAATGA
- a CDS encoding chorismate mutase, whose product MRTSTKVARGIAATALTVAGTMTLTVPAATAAEVPAGAELTANGSLGRLGPLTDLVVERLRVGDDVAAAKFGTDSPIDDPAREEQVLNQVRAQAAAIGLDPDAAAAFFRDQITASKVVQRGLFARWTAHPDEAPTTRPDLAQIRTRLDRLTTDLLAGLASTVDIRAERIRCTVQLALATGSAVVLDRLDALHRQALGTAVRSVCAA is encoded by the coding sequence TTGAGGACGAGCACGAAGGTGGCCCGCGGCATCGCCGCCACGGCACTCACGGTCGCCGGCACGATGACGCTGACCGTCCCCGCGGCCACGGCCGCCGAAGTTCCCGCCGGGGCCGAACTCACGGCGAACGGCTCGCTCGGCAGGCTCGGCCCGCTGACCGACCTCGTCGTCGAACGCCTGCGCGTCGGCGACGACGTGGCGGCGGCCAAGTTCGGCACCGACTCACCGATCGACGACCCCGCCCGCGAGGAGCAGGTGCTGAACCAGGTGCGCGCCCAGGCCGCGGCCATCGGCCTGGACCCGGACGCGGCGGCGGCGTTCTTCCGCGACCAGATCACCGCCAGCAAGGTGGTGCAGCGCGGGCTGTTCGCCCGCTGGACGGCGCACCCGGACGAGGCCCCCACCACCCGCCCGGACCTGGCCCAGATCCGCACGCGGCTCGACCGGCTCACCACGGACCTGCTCGCGGGGCTGGCGTCCACTGTGGACATCCGCGCCGAGCGGATCCGGTGCACCGTGCAGCTGGCCTTGGCGACCGGTTCGGCGGTGGTCCTGGACCGGCTGGACGCGCTGCACCGCCAGGCGCTCGGCACCGCCGTGCGTTCCGTGTGCGCGGCGTGA
- a CDS encoding TetR/AcrR family transcriptional regulator produces the protein MARDSSSVPTAAGLSSQEVILDAARALVGEKGYDGMAISDLSAQSGLPPSSIYYHFGNKLGVLAALLERTFDELHALFPNPSSFDERAPLDRLEAWFSAACDSLDRRPDYLQLLVAISVGPQKDAEAVRATVRRIRDYAHASWVAALTPIFAPNGGKNNEALVQELAVLGRALTDGLSVTNSFDGMSYRSQVAPFVALIRGLAEQRAPKRKR, from the coding sequence ATGGCGAGGGATTCCAGCTCCGTACCGACGGCCGCCGGCTTGAGCAGCCAGGAGGTCATCCTCGACGCGGCTCGCGCCCTCGTCGGGGAAAAAGGCTACGACGGCATGGCGATTTCGGACCTGAGTGCCCAATCCGGGCTGCCGCCGAGCTCGATCTACTACCACTTCGGCAACAAGCTCGGCGTCCTGGCGGCGCTGCTGGAGCGGACTTTCGACGAGCTGCACGCGTTGTTCCCGAACCCGTCGTCCTTCGACGAACGGGCGCCGCTCGACCGCCTCGAAGCGTGGTTCTCCGCGGCCTGTGATTCCCTCGACCGCCGCCCGGACTACCTGCAGCTGCTCGTCGCCATCAGCGTCGGCCCGCAGAAGGACGCCGAGGCGGTGCGGGCGACCGTGCGCCGCATCCGCGACTACGCGCACGCTTCCTGGGTCGCCGCGCTCACCCCGATCTTCGCCCCGAACGGTGGCAAGAACAACGAAGCCCTCGTCCAGGAGCTCGCCGTCCTCGGGCGGGCTTTGACGGACGGGCTTTCGGTGACCAACAGCTTCGACGGCATGAGCTACCGCTCGCAGGTCGCCCCGTTCGTCGCCCTGATCCGGGGCCTGGCGGAGCAGCGGGCGCCGAAGCGCAAGCGCTGA
- a CDS encoding MFS transporter — protein sequence MTPTSKTPARTWVGVVTLLAGTLLPPLDFFIVNLAIPSIQDDLGGGDILGQQIVASYAATYAVTLTLGGRLGDLYGRRRTFLIGLVGFALASLLCGSAGEPWLLLVGRVLQGLTAALMAPQSLALIRASLDGRDQTVALGFHGATLGLAAVIGQSLGGLLVTADVWGLGWRVIFLLNLPVAALALLGSLFLRDPHTRSAEKLDGIGALLLFTGLAGIVIPLVEGRALDWPWWSFVVLVAAAGVLYRFWRYESALGGDRVVPLVPPRAVTAPGVRLALVSVALFYSIAAFFLVFSEHEQAVGRTPLQASLDILPLGIGFLIGPLTVPHLMRVMPRRIAALGLFLETVGFLAFAGLVASDHTAWTAAPLALIGFGQGLALPSLIRITVTHIPRAFAGLASGLVNATLQISAALSVAIIGGIFYATAGAYGSARAITTVSILIAALLFAASLLSLRAERVPSLDAPSEAREHPVREEHAGRVPR from the coding sequence ATGACTCCGACATCGAAAACGCCGGCCCGGACGTGGGTCGGCGTGGTCACCCTGCTGGCCGGCACGCTCCTGCCGCCCTTGGATTTCTTCATCGTCAACCTCGCCATTCCCTCCATTCAGGACGATCTCGGCGGCGGCGACATCCTGGGCCAGCAGATCGTGGCGAGCTACGCCGCCACCTACGCGGTGACGCTGACCCTCGGTGGCCGGCTCGGCGACCTGTACGGGCGGCGGCGGACCTTCCTCATCGGCCTCGTCGGGTTCGCCCTCGCCTCGCTGCTGTGCGGCTCGGCCGGCGAACCCTGGCTGCTTCTCGTCGGGCGCGTCCTGCAAGGTCTGACGGCCGCGCTGATGGCGCCGCAGTCGCTGGCCCTCATCCGCGCGAGCCTCGACGGCCGTGACCAGACGGTCGCCCTCGGCTTCCACGGTGCGACCCTCGGCCTCGCCGCTGTCATCGGCCAGTCCTTGGGCGGCCTGCTCGTCACCGCCGACGTCTGGGGGCTGGGCTGGCGGGTGATCTTCCTCCTCAACCTGCCCGTCGCGGCCTTGGCCCTGCTGGGCAGCCTGTTCCTGCGCGACCCGCACACCCGGAGCGCGGAGAAGCTCGATGGGATCGGTGCGCTCCTGCTCTTCACGGGTCTTGCCGGGATCGTCATCCCCCTGGTCGAAGGGCGCGCCCTGGACTGGCCCTGGTGGTCCTTCGTCGTGCTCGTCGCCGCCGCGGGCGTGCTGTACCGGTTCTGGCGCTACGAATCCGCCCTCGGCGGCGACCGCGTCGTGCCCCTGGTGCCGCCCCGGGCGGTCACCGCGCCCGGAGTGCGGCTCGCGCTCGTGTCGGTCGCCCTGTTCTACTCGATCGCCGCGTTCTTCCTCGTCTTCTCCGAACACGAGCAGGCCGTCGGCCGCACTCCGCTGCAGGCGAGCCTGGACATCCTGCCGCTGGGCATCGGATTCCTGATCGGTCCGCTGACCGTGCCGCACCTCATGCGGGTCATGCCACGCCGGATCGCCGCGCTCGGCCTGTTCCTGGAGACCGTCGGGTTCCTCGCGTTCGCCGGACTGGTCGCCTCGGACCACACGGCGTGGACGGCCGCACCGCTGGCGCTCATCGGCTTCGGGCAGGGGCTCGCCCTGCCGTCGCTGATCCGCATCACGGTCACCCACATCCCGCGCGCGTTCGCCGGGCTGGCCAGCGGTCTGGTCAACGCGACCCTGCAGATCAGCGCGGCCCTGTCGGTCGCGATCATCGGCGGCATCTTCTACGCGACCGCCGGCGCGTACGGGTCGGCCCGGGCCATCACCACGGTCTCGATCCTCATCGCCGCGCTCCTGTTCGCCGCCTCCTTGCTGTCGCTGCGCGCCGAACGCGTTCCGTCTTTGGATGCGCCCTCGGAAGCACGGGAGCACCCGGTGCGGGAGGAGCACGCGGGAAGGGTGCCGAGGTAG
- a CDS encoding alpha/beta fold hydrolase, whose protein sequence is MKKILPAVTLGLAGIVATAILGSPVSAGATAAPVQVENTKPKVHNVVLVHGAFADGSGWRAVHDRLVAKGYHVSIVQEPETSLADDVAATRRVIAMQDGPVVLVGHSYGGEVITQAGDDPKVTALVYAAASVPDAGETLGELLQKIPSPTNDIKPAGDGFLMLDPQKFPADFAADLPARQADFMARSQVFVSASILEEKVTTAAWKTKPSYGIVAGADMVSHPDLERWMYQRAHAKITEVPGSSHVVYISHPDKVTAVIEEAAGR, encoded by the coding sequence ATGAAAAAGATTCTTCCCGCGGTCACCCTGGGGCTGGCCGGCATCGTGGCGACGGCGATCCTGGGCTCGCCGGTGAGTGCCGGTGCCACCGCGGCGCCGGTCCAGGTCGAGAACACGAAGCCCAAGGTCCACAACGTCGTCCTGGTGCACGGCGCGTTCGCCGACGGCTCGGGCTGGCGGGCGGTGCACGACCGCCTGGTGGCGAAGGGCTACCACGTCAGCATCGTCCAGGAACCCGAAACGAGCCTGGCCGACGACGTCGCGGCGACGCGCCGCGTCATCGCCATGCAGGACGGGCCCGTCGTGCTCGTCGGCCACAGCTACGGCGGCGAGGTCATCACCCAGGCCGGCGACGATCCCAAGGTGACGGCGCTGGTCTACGCCGCGGCGTCCGTACCCGACGCGGGCGAGACCCTCGGCGAACTCCTGCAGAAAATCCCCTCACCGACCAATGACATCAAGCCCGCCGGTGATGGCTTCCTCATGCTCGACCCGCAGAAGTTCCCCGCCGATTTCGCCGCCGATCTCCCCGCCCGGCAGGCCGATTTCATGGCCCGATCGCAGGTCTTCGTCTCCGCGAGCATCCTCGAGGAGAAGGTGACGACGGCCGCCTGGAAGACCAAGCCGAGCTACGGCATCGTCGCCGGAGCCGACATGGTTTCCCACCCGGACCTCGAGCGCTGGATGTACCAGCGCGCGCACGCGAAGATCACCGAGGTCCCCGGGTCCAGCCACGTCGTCTACATCTCGCACCCGGACAAGGTCACCGCGGTCATCGAAGAGGCCGCCGGCCGCTAG
- a CDS encoding MarR family winged helix-turn-helix transcriptional regulator, with amino-acid sequence MVGYAALVSPSLQEIGLAVKRLQWSHHREANRRLAEHGLSLVQWDVLRHLHQQPDATLHTLADLTFQTDQSMGALAKRMIERGLLKRVEGPGRATRHRLTGEGERAFEAGSSVLESVLAETVGTLTEAEQAVLHELLIKAAGPR; translated from the coding sequence ATGGTGGGTTACGCTGCGTTGGTGTCACCGTCGCTTCAGGAGATCGGGCTCGCTGTGAAGCGGCTTCAGTGGAGTCACCACCGCGAAGCCAACCGCCGGCTGGCCGAACACGGGCTTTCCCTGGTGCAGTGGGACGTTCTCCGTCACCTGCACCAGCAGCCGGACGCCACGCTGCACACCCTGGCGGATCTGACCTTCCAGACCGACCAGTCGATGGGCGCCCTCGCCAAGCGCATGATCGAGCGGGGCTTGCTGAAGCGGGTCGAGGGCCCCGGCCGGGCCACCCGCCACCGCCTGACCGGCGAAGGCGAGCGCGCCTTCGAGGCTGGATCGTCCGTCCTGGAATCCGTCCTGGCCGAGACCGTCGGCACGCTGACCGAGGCCGAGCAGGCGGTCCTGCACGAACTCCTGATCAAAGCCGCCGGGCCGCGGTGA
- a CDS encoding oxidoreductase yields the protein MTRHRWSFEDIPVQHGRTALVTGASTGLGFAIADALARRGADVVLACRDAGRAAAAADRIWAGSPGAVVRTLLVDFASLASVRAAARRLHDEYDHLDLLVNNVGGFRVRYAVTEDGFESTMAVNHLGPFAFTGLVLDLLTRTAGSRVVTMGSNGHRQGTIDPADLDPEPGPAYRFMAAYNRAKLANLLFAHELDRRLRAAGSPAIAVAGHPGLARTEGGREMNSLIRAALNPKVNPLALALSQSAAKGALGPLRAATDPNARGGDYFGPRGRTGYPELVTSSTLSHDDRLRRRLWEASEHLTDVTYLPIHESEASS from the coding sequence GTGACACGGCACCGCTGGTCCTTCGAGGACATCCCCGTCCAGCACGGCCGGACCGCCCTCGTCACCGGCGCCAGCACCGGGCTGGGCTTCGCGATCGCGGACGCGCTCGCCCGCCGGGGCGCCGACGTCGTCCTGGCCTGCCGCGACGCCGGCCGGGCGGCCGCGGCGGCCGACCGGATCTGGGCCGGCTCTCCCGGCGCCGTCGTCCGCACCCTGCTGGTGGACTTCGCCTCGCTCGCGTCGGTCCGCGCCGCCGCGCGCCGGCTGCACGACGAGTACGACCACCTCGATCTGCTCGTGAACAACGTCGGCGGCTTCCGCGTGCGGTACGCGGTCACCGAAGACGGCTTCGAGTCGACCATGGCCGTGAACCACCTCGGCCCCTTCGCGTTCACCGGCCTGGTGCTGGACCTGCTCACCCGCACCGCCGGGTCGCGCGTGGTGACGATGGGCAGCAATGGGCACCGCCAGGGCACCATCGACCCGGCCGACCTCGACCCCGAGCCCGGTCCCGCCTACCGGTTCATGGCGGCCTACAACCGGGCCAAGCTGGCGAACCTGCTGTTCGCCCACGAACTCGACCGCCGCCTGCGGGCCGCCGGGAGCCCGGCGATCGCGGTGGCCGGGCACCCGGGCCTCGCCCGGACCGAGGGTGGGCGCGAAATGAACTCGCTGATCAGGGCCGCGCTCAACCCCAAGGTCAACCCGCTCGCGCTCGCCCTGTCCCAGAGCGCGGCGAAGGGCGCACTCGGGCCGCTGCGCGCCGCCACCGACCCGAACGCCCGGGGCGGCGACTACTTCGGCCCGCGCGGGCGCACCGGCTACCCCGAGCTGGTCACCTCCAGCACGCTGTCCCACGACGACCGCCTGCGGCGGCGGTTGTGGGAGGCGTCCGAGCACCTCACCGACGTCACCTACCTCCCCATCCACGAAAGCGAGGCAAGCAGTTGA
- a CDS encoding organic hydroperoxide resistance protein — MTKPLYLGIATSTGDGRAGGQARTDDGLLDLSLAIPKEMGGPGGATNPEQLFAAGWASCFHSALKAVAAQRKVRVTDSAVVAEVQVHSTDEGGFTLSAALHAELSGVDQATADQLVEGAHAICPYSNATRGNIPVTVDATVA, encoded by the coding sequence ATGACCAAGCCTCTGTACCTCGGCATCGCCACCTCGACCGGCGACGGGCGCGCGGGGGGCCAGGCGCGGACCGACGACGGCCTGCTCGACCTCTCCCTGGCCATCCCCAAGGAGATGGGCGGCCCCGGCGGTGCGACCAACCCGGAGCAGCTGTTCGCGGCCGGCTGGGCGTCGTGCTTCCACTCGGCGCTGAAGGCCGTCGCGGCGCAGCGGAAGGTGAGGGTCACCGACTCCGCCGTCGTCGCGGAGGTGCAGGTGCACTCGACGGACGAAGGCGGCTTCACCCTCAGCGCGGCGCTGCACGCCGAACTGTCCGGTGTGGACCAGGCGACCGCCGACCAGCTCGTCGAAGGCGCCCACGCGATCTGCCCGTACTCGAACGCGACGCGCGGCAACATCCCGGTGACCGTCGACGCGACCGTCGCCTGA
- a CDS encoding MBL fold metallo-hydrolase, with protein sequence MSTSLAVTRIAHACQLIELGDLRILTDPWFTEKATYHQGERVAVPVSALGRLDAVVISHEHYDHCDLDALLAGGLDPATPLVGPGTVTAIAKAKGFTTLHTVEAWESARVGDLTVTATPGQHGVHEVTFVLQAGGRTLFFGGDSLRVPELDQIPDRLGPVDLTILPTNGLCIRPANLAQVVMNAEQAAELTAVLRPTLAIPHHYAFHSGYLGDRLITKGDQDPRHYADAVARLAPDVEVRIALPGVRVVVP encoded by the coding sequence ATGAGCACCTCCCTCGCGGTCACCCGGATCGCCCACGCGTGCCAGCTGATCGAACTCGGCGACCTGCGGATCCTCACCGACCCGTGGTTCACCGAGAAAGCCACGTACCACCAAGGCGAACGGGTCGCGGTGCCCGTGTCCGCACTGGGCCGGCTCGACGCGGTCGTGATCAGCCACGAGCACTACGACCACTGCGACCTCGACGCCCTCCTCGCCGGCGGACTGGACCCGGCCACCCCGCTCGTCGGGCCGGGCACCGTGACCGCCATCGCGAAGGCCAAGGGGTTCACCACCCTGCACACCGTCGAGGCGTGGGAGTCCGCCCGGGTCGGCGACCTCACGGTCACCGCCACCCCGGGCCAGCACGGCGTCCACGAGGTGACGTTCGTGCTCCAGGCAGGCGGCCGGACCCTGTTCTTCGGCGGCGACTCGCTGCGGGTGCCCGAACTCGACCAGATCCCCGATCGCCTCGGGCCGGTCGACCTGACGATCCTGCCCACCAACGGCCTCTGCATCCGGCCGGCGAACCTGGCCCAGGTGGTGATGAACGCCGAACAAGCGGCCGAGCTGACCGCCGTGCTGCGGCCGACGCTCGCGATCCCCCACCACTACGCGTTCCACAGCGGCTACCTCGGCGACCGCCTGATCACCAAGGGCGACCAGGATCCGCGTCACTACGCCGACGCCGTGGCCCGCCTCGCGCCGGACGTCGAGGTGCGCATCGCACTGCCCGGCGTCCGGGTGGTCGTCCCGTAG
- a CDS encoding alpha/beta fold hydrolase produces the protein MSTTVPAGSLRPTRTLDVPAAGGVVTVEDRDHTRPFLLLHGGGGPATVTGFADLLAHRTHSRVLTPTHPGFAGTPRVPGVDSTRALAAAYVGLLDELGLSDVTVIGNSFGGWLAAEIALLGSPRVGGAVIVDGIGIEVEGHPVTSVAGLTPADLSKLSFHDPSKAPTPPAAGGTGPGPDVQALLSYTGPTMSDPTLLDRLRALDLPVHVIWGESDGIVSAEYGKAYAAAIPMAKFTVLPRSGHLPQVETPEELLGAITDL, from the coding sequence ATGAGCACCACAGTCCCCGCCGGGAGCCTCCGGCCCACCCGCACCCTCGACGTGCCGGCCGCCGGCGGCGTGGTCACCGTCGAAGACCGCGACCACACCCGGCCCTTCCTCCTCCTGCACGGCGGAGGTGGCCCGGCGACGGTGACCGGCTTCGCCGACCTGCTCGCCCATCGCACGCACTCCCGGGTGCTGACCCCGACCCACCCCGGCTTCGCGGGCACCCCGCGGGTACCGGGCGTGGATTCGACCCGCGCCCTCGCGGCCGCCTACGTCGGCCTGCTCGACGAGCTCGGCCTCAGCGACGTCACGGTGATCGGCAACTCGTTCGGCGGCTGGCTGGCCGCCGAGATCGCGCTCCTGGGCAGCCCCCGGGTCGGCGGCGCGGTGATCGTCGACGGCATCGGGATCGAGGTCGAAGGGCACCCCGTGACCAGCGTCGCCGGCCTCACGCCCGCCGACCTGAGCAAACTGTCCTTCCACGACCCGAGCAAGGCACCGACGCCGCCCGCGGCCGGCGGCACCGGGCCGGGCCCGGACGTCCAGGCGCTGCTCTCCTACACCGGGCCGACCATGTCCGACCCGACGCTGCTGGACCGGCTCCGCGCGCTCGACCTGCCCGTCCACGTCATCTGGGGCGAGAGCGACGGGATCGTCAGCGCCGAGTACGGCAAGGCCTACGCCGCGGCCATCCCGATGGCGAAGTTCACCGTGCTGCCCCGGTCCGGCCACCTGCCGCAGGTCGAGACCCCCGAAGAACTGCTCGGCGCCATCACCGACCTCTGA
- a CDS encoding IclR family transcriptional regulator produces MAEDGHIRALRILETLAALHQPAALKTIAERAGLPSTKAYRVLRDLQDHGYVDHIGRRGYRVGARAVALASLVGPRPALLRRARPALVRLAAETSETASLQLRSGAHRVMVLSADPPGTAAHPIAHIGERSPLTSGCAGTAILAFLPAHQVDDVLLAQPSQAARTDVPEQLAEIRRRRYALSRSVNHRALNGIAAPVLDPDSGHALGSVAIAGHASRLSDPVLHRLATPLLAACAELGAHLATVLGPSSSVRLESLDVTIQDVLDVE; encoded by the coding sequence GTGGCCGAGGACGGGCACATCCGCGCGCTCCGGATCCTCGAGACGCTCGCCGCCCTGCACCAGCCGGCCGCGTTGAAAACGATCGCCGAGCGCGCGGGCCTGCCCTCGACCAAGGCCTACCGCGTGCTGCGGGACCTGCAGGACCACGGGTACGTCGACCACATCGGACGTCGCGGCTACCGGGTGGGCGCTCGTGCGGTCGCCCTGGCCTCGCTCGTCGGGCCACGCCCGGCCCTTCTGCGCCGGGCACGCCCGGCGCTCGTCCGGCTCGCCGCCGAGACGAGCGAGACGGCGAGCCTGCAGCTCCGCAGCGGCGCCCACCGCGTCATGGTGCTCAGCGCCGACCCTCCCGGCACCGCCGCCCACCCGATCGCGCACATCGGCGAGCGCTCGCCGCTGACCTCGGGGTGCGCGGGGACGGCGATCCTCGCGTTCCTCCCCGCCCACCAGGTCGACGACGTCCTCCTCGCCCAGCCGAGCCAGGCCGCGCGAACCGATGTGCCCGAGCAGCTCGCCGAGATCCGCCGCCGGCGCTACGCCCTCTCGCGGTCGGTCAACCACCGGGCGCTCAACGGCATCGCGGCACCGGTGCTCGACCCCGATTCGGGCCACGCCTTGGGATCGGTCGCCATCGCCGGCCACGCCTCCCGGCTGTCCGACCCGGTCCTGCACCGTCTCGCGACACCGCTGCTCGCCGCCTGCGCGGAACTCGGTGCCCACCTCGCCACGGTCCTCGGACCGAGCTCGTCGGTACGGCTCGAATCGCTCGACGTGACGATTCAGGACGTGCTCGACGTCGAATGA
- a CDS encoding VOC family protein, whose translation MGIRKLGYVGLDVTDVDAWTDLLVRTLGVGVTHAKSGTDEIVLAELDEFKYRLALHPSTEDRPRELGWIVDSSRELDRLTRRLTDAGFAVAEGTAEERELRGATQLRWFTDPVGYRVELAVGEAKVRLGAERPAGGSGITGLGHFVLASPKLEELRELYESVLEFKLTDYRAPGLFFFRCNRTHHSIALANAETASIHHLELEHGSIDDVGRAYDRAQANAVPISISLGRHMNDKAISFYVRNPSGFHLEIGCGGIDVGDDWVPHDFGRSDEWGHHHADANPFAAPKS comes from the coding sequence GTGGGAATCAGGAAGCTGGGGTACGTCGGTCTCGACGTCACCGACGTCGACGCGTGGACCGACCTGCTCGTGCGCACGCTGGGCGTCGGCGTCACCCACGCCAAGTCCGGCACGGACGAGATCGTCCTCGCCGAGCTCGACGAGTTCAAGTACCGCCTCGCCCTTCATCCGTCCACTGAGGACCGTCCGCGCGAGCTGGGCTGGATCGTCGACTCATCCCGCGAGCTCGACCGGCTGACCCGGCGGCTCACCGACGCCGGGTTCGCCGTCGCGGAGGGCACAGCCGAGGAGAGGGAACTGCGCGGTGCCACGCAGCTGCGCTGGTTCACCGACCCGGTCGGCTACCGCGTGGAGCTGGCGGTCGGCGAAGCCAAGGTGCGCCTCGGCGCCGAGCGGCCGGCGGGCGGGTCCGGTATCACGGGCTTGGGGCACTTCGTGCTCGCCAGCCCCAAGCTCGAGGAACTGCGCGAACTCTACGAGTCGGTGCTCGAATTCAAGCTGACCGACTACCGCGCGCCCGGCCTGTTCTTCTTCCGCTGCAACCGGACCCACCACAGCATCGCGCTCGCGAACGCCGAAACCGCGTCGATCCACCACCTGGAGCTCGAACACGGCTCGATCGACGACGTCGGGCGGGCCTACGACCGGGCCCAGGCCAACGCCGTGCCGATCTCGATCAGCCTCGGCCGGCACATGAACGACAAGGCGATCTCCTTCTACGTCCGCAACCCCAGCGGCTTCCACCTGGAGATCGGCTGCGGCGGCATCGACGTCGGCGACGACTGGGTG
- a CDS encoding alpha/beta fold hydrolase, producing the protein MTSTLDVGDARLAYTEAGSGSPVVWLHGSGPGATGMSNFGGNLPAFADHRNIVVDLPGWGASPRPEADEPLIFHAAERVCRAMTALGIERAHLVGNSYGGAVAMRIAMRYPDRVDRLVLMAPGGVLPADAPPWPAGLEHLFGYMAAEKPSREAMAEFVRLMVYDESLATEALIDERYESSLRAHPELPIPPNFGDLTPDLGRIAAPTLLVWGREDQTVPLAWAAKILDGIPNAELRVLPHCRHWVQYERAPEFNHIVREFLQGGAAAAAEG; encoded by the coding sequence GTGACGAGCACTCTGGATGTCGGTGACGCGCGCCTGGCCTACACCGAGGCCGGTTCGGGCAGCCCGGTCGTGTGGCTGCACGGATCGGGGCCGGGCGCCACCGGGATGAGCAACTTCGGCGGCAACCTGCCCGCCTTCGCCGACCACCGCAACATCGTGGTCGACCTGCCGGGCTGGGGTGCGTCCCCGCGGCCCGAGGCGGACGAGCCGCTGATCTTCCACGCCGCCGAGCGCGTGTGCCGCGCGATGACGGCGCTCGGGATCGAGCGGGCCCACCTGGTCGGCAACTCCTACGGCGGCGCCGTGGCCATGCGGATCGCCATGCGGTACCCGGATCGCGTGGACCGGCTCGTGCTCATGGCGCCGGGCGGGGTCCTGCCGGCCGACGCGCCGCCCTGGCCCGCCGGCCTCGAACACCTTTTCGGTTACATGGCCGCGGAAAAGCCGTCGCGCGAAGCGATGGCCGAGTTCGTGCGCCTGATGGTCTACGACGAGTCGCTGGCGACCGAGGCCCTCATCGACGAGCGCTACGAGTCGAGCCTGCGCGCGCACCCCGAGCTGCCGATCCCGCCGAACTTCGGCGACCTGACCCCCGACCTGGGCCGCATCGCCGCCCCCACGCTGCTCGTGTGGGGCCGGGAGGACCAGACCGTGCCGCTGGCCTGGGCGGCCAAGATCCTCGACGGCATCCCGAACGCCGAACTGCGGGTGCTGCCGCACTGCCGGCACTGGGTCCAGTACGAGCGCGCGCCCGAGTTCAACCACATCGTCCGCGAGTTCCTGCAGGGCGGCGCGGCCGCCGCGGCGGAGGGATGA